A stretch of DNA from Oncorhynchus nerka isolate Pitt River linkage group LG22, Oner_Uvic_2.0, whole genome shotgun sequence:
GTGTCGCCCAAAATAATATTTTCTGTCCCGCTGCGTTACAGTATTACCCCTCTGCATGGAACAGATCTAAAACATATGGTCCAGAAAAAAAGAAACCACAATGGGCAAGATTGTCTGAGGCCTCATTGGAGTTGAATGTACTgttccactgggcacagacgtaattcaacgtctattccacgttgtttcaatgtcatttcattgaaatgacgtggaaacaacgtcgATTCAACCAGTGTGCGCCCAGTGAGGTATGTTCAAGGGTCACTGTAACCTGCATGCCTTTAGATGTGCCTTTCAGTTATTTCGCATGAATAGGTTCTGTGAAATGCTATATAGAATTGATTTGTGTGGTCCAATTGGTTGTGGGTTCAATTGTGAGTTCAATTCTAGCTGGGTTCACATAATAAAAAACATAATGCAGTCATTGTAAGGAACTCAAACCCATAGCTCTCCAGATTCTTCTTTAAACACAGGTTCATCTTTAAATGTGTAGAGTAAGATAGATCATGTTCTCTCTGAAATGTGCGATTTGTTAATGTTTGTACTGATGTTTTGGTCTTGGTGAAATGCATGCAGTATGGAAATCGTTCACGCTGTTGTGACATACAAAACTGAAAAAATATTTATATAATGTTAAACAGTGCCACACGCCTGGCAAATGTTGTTCAAATATGGTTGCTCGCATGTCTCAGTTTTGATTAAAAACACTTAAGATATTCCTTTTGAATTGATTAGTTCAATTATAGGTATTGTTTTTAAAATACAGCCTAATTCATTTCAGTCTTAGCACAGCCTCCTTCCCACTCTGCATATTTTCCCCTCACATATGTAACTTATGGCAAGTTAACAGCAACATTCTTAAACGGACAATGCACTGTATTTAAAGACTCACTCCATCTGTGTAACGGCTTTCGTCGTCGGATGAGGAAGAGtagtcggaccaaagcgcagcgtggtaagtgttcatgtttgtttgtttatttatttatttattgaactGAACACTGATACATAACAAGAGAATAAattaaaccgaaacagtcccgtaaggtgcaaacactaaacagaaaatacctacccacaaaacccatgtgggaaaaagctacctaagtatggttcccaatcagagacaaagatagacagctgtccctaattgagaaccatacccggccaaaacaaagaaatacaaatcatagaaaaaggacagagaatgcccacccaaatcacaccctgaccaaaccaaaatagagacataaaaagctctctacggtcagggcgtgacaatctgTTTTTGAACTTTTCTTGTTGAAATCATTTCACACAGTTGTTGAAAATGAACGAAGTACAATGAGTTAATCATGAAGTTTGTTTTATTATAGAGCTTTATTTAGACCAGGCAGCTTGGTTAAAAACATTCATTCAGTGTTTGGTTATCAAAAATAGTAAGATCTCGCTTACTTTTACAACAGTAAGATTCTGTTTTTATAAAAAGTACCTGTTTAACACACCATTCCTTTAATGGCAACGGGACATTGATTATCATCAAGTGGATTGTACGAGTGTGGGGTCAATATGAGCCAAAAGAGTACAGATGTATTCTGCCCTACAAAGGCAAAACGCATTAACTATGGAAACAGTGAAACTGAGAAAAATGGCTTTAAAGTTTTTGGGATAACCAGCCAAATGAAGTCATTTTTATGCATATCAACCATGACCACTGATTTGACCTATGCAGATACTACTCTCTGCCTTTGTATGACTTTAAACAACTATATGGGTAATGCAAAGGCAAAGTGCAGCATCTACAATCTAAACGTTTTCATCCAACTATCTTGTTTTTATGTTTGATGGAAACAGTTTGATAGTTCTGCAGTTCGATAATTCTAACTACATTCCAACTGTATTTAAGGGTGTTATGTAGTTATGTTTTCATCTTTTGAATGTTGTATCGTAGCAACCCTCAAGCATTTTTTCACCATAAGGTTAGGACTACTTCACCACGCAGAATGTTTATACTTAAAAAATGTTTTGACTTCGTGCAGTATATACAATCTAAATGTGTTTATCCAACTTTCTTGTTTGTTTTTCCTGTTTGACGCTGTATGGTAATATATTTGACATAAGGTCCATAGGTTAAATCAGTGGTCATGTTTGATATGCGTAAAAAAATAATACTTCACTTATCTACCCACAACATACTTGTCTGGAAAGAAAATCAACTTTAAAGCCATTTTTCTCAGTTTCACTGTTTTTGTAGTTACTGCTCTTTGGCTTCGTATGGCAGAGCGGGTAACTGTTGTCAAAACACGGTGGTACCAGTTCCTTCCACTTCTCTCTATTGCCAACGATTTTCCGGAACTCAAATATTATTTTCAGATCACCAGGTTTTCCCTTGGTTTTACTTGTATTCTGTCTGCAGTTAATGCAAAATTTCACACACCACTTTCTCTGAAACGGAACATAATTGAACCAGAAAACTTTGTCACAAGATAAAACAGATACTACAAAGCCTGATTTCAGTCTTAACTCAATTTTGATCAAAAGTGTAGTTACTGTGTTTTGCCTTTGTAAGGCAGTATTGGTTTGTATTGGGTAAAGTTTGTGCTGACAAGCAGTCCTTTTATTGAAAAGAAGAGGTAAAATAGTCTGCAACATTGGCGCTACCAGAAGCAAACTACTGTATCACTCTTAACCTAGATATTTTTTAGCTCTCCATCCAACTCTATTGCTGTCCTTGTCAAGCCAAACGCACAGAatgacaaggagttggcatgatagcaaaaacagactggcactcaggccaTCCTACATTTGCTAGTTTCTCACTAGTAAGGCTAGTGGAGCTTGCCACTAAGTCACCTAACATCAACGTAACACGTGCTATTTTCTGCAAATATTTGCTTGAAGCCTGCAACATAATGCATTATGTCTTTACAGCTACCTCAATAAATGTTGAGTAATTTTGGCATATCATGAATATAAAATGTGTATTGCCATTCATTAGCATACATAATGTAAAACTATGCCACCATTATTCCACTTGTGGGTTTTTGTCTGCTCTCAAACCGACAGTAAAAACCAATTCAAACCAATTACACAATGGAGAGAAAATACATGCAAAGTATATCCTTAGCCCTTGTAAAAAACTACTGCTTATTAAGACATTTGGGCAGTCCAAACAAGCTTAATTGCAGTTTCACAGTCAGGTATATCCTAATTATATTATACCCCACAAATATCTGACTTTACATGTAGATAGTGTTGACATATACAGTAAATACATGTAAACATAATGTAGTCTACAAATATTGTATAATATTGTAGCACACGATGAGTGTATAAGGTGGTACAGGTGTTGAAAGGGAGGTAGGTGGGCTACTTCCAGGCAGCACTAGAGGATAAGTGATTGTGTGTCCCGTGGTGTGTATGTAAACGTATGTCTTCAGATCTTCAGGTATGACAGCCCAGTGTCCAGCAGTACAGTggaatgttttgtgtgtgtgtgtgtgtcagtatgtttaAGATTTCTTCTGGCAGTGGCATCCCAGTTTCCAGCAGTAGCAGATGGAATTGAAGAAGCGACAGTGACAGGAGGCACAGGGATCACAGCAGCGAGAGTGGGGAATACAGCTCTCCATCACCTTGGAACAatgaggggttgggggggcaggCTTCACCTTGGGATtttatagcacacacacacacacacacacacacacacacacacacacacacacacacacacacacacacacaaaaaggaaAAGTGATTAACTGACAAGCCCTTACCCTCTGACTGTTTCAAGATGTATGACCTAACTGAGCACTCATGCAACTGCGTtcgaaatggcatcctattccctacatagaaaTAGGGtgccctatggatcctggtcaaaagtcagtgcactatatacagaatatagttccatttgggatgcagacatgcAATCATTATGCCAACACATTATAGCCAATACTATCTTGGACTGTCAACCACTCAGAACTAAGTACACTCCATTTCCCCAGCAGCCTCGCCTCCAGCTGTGCAAAATACATTTTGTTGATGTTCTGTAAGCTAGTAATCATCATACTGTATGAGAAATAGGAATATAATTAGATATGGTTCGAAATTGTTGAGGTCTTACTACCCAATACGGGTTTGTAGACAAATCTAACACATTCATcttgcattgatgtcaatgggatATTTGTGGTCTAATGTCTAgaaagataataataataaatgccatttagcagacgagTACACATCCCATGCCATCTGTTGTGTGGGACAGATTGGAAAGAAAACGGTGCCCATCACATAGGTTTGAGGCACATATGGATATAGAGAACAGGTTGCGTGAGATGTGGAATCATATCGATATTACACTGTAAAGGTCTGGCCAACATTGATTTTGAAATGaagtaatttgtaagtcgctctggataagagcgtctgctaaatgacttaaatgtaaaatgtaaatgtaagtacactacatgactaaaggtacactcagcaaaaaaagaagcgtcctctcactgtcaactatgtttatttcagcaaacttaacatgcgtaaatatttgtattaacataagattcaacaactgagacataaacaggacaagttccacagacatgtgactaacagaaatggaataatgtgtccctgaacaaaggagagggggggtcaaaatcaaaagtaacagtcagtatctggtatggccaccagctacattaagtactgcagtgtttctcctcctcatggactgcaccagatttgccagttctcgCTGTGAGGTGTTAtctcactcttccaccaaggcacctgcaagtttccaGACTTTTCTagagggaatggccctagccctcaccctccgatccaacaggtcccagacgtactcaatgggattgagatccgggctcgtcgctggccatgaaagaacactgacattcctgtcttgcaggaaatcacacacagaacgagcagtatggctggtggcattgtcatgctggagggtcatgtcaggatgagtctgcaggaagggtaccacatgagggaggaggatgtcttccctgtaacgcacagcgttgagattgcctgcaatgacaacacgctcagtccaatgatgctgtgaaacACCGccacagaccatgacggaccttccacctccaaatcaatcccgctccagagtacaggcatcggtgtaacgctcattccttcaacgataaacgcaaatccgaccatcacccctggtgagacaaaaccgcaactcgtcagtgaagagccctttgccagtcctgtctggtccagcaacggtgggtttgtgcccataggtgacgttgttgccggtgatgtctggtgaggacctgcattacaacaggcctacaagccctcagtccagcctctctcagcctattgcggacagtctgagcactgatgaagggattgtgcgttcctggtgtaacttgggcagttgatgttgccatcctgtacctgtcccgcaaggtgtgatgttcggatgtaccaatcctgtgcagatgttgttacacgtggtctgccactgcgaggacgatcaacgCTCTGTCCTGTccccctgtagcgctgtcttaggcgtctcacagtacggacattgcaatttattgccctggccacatctgcagtcctcatgcctccttgcagcatgcctaaggcacgttcacacagatgagcagggagcctgggcatctttcttttggtgtttttcagagtcagtagaaaggcctctttagtgtcctaagttttcataactgtgaccttaattgcctactgtctgtaagctgttagtgtcttaacgaccgttccacaggtgcatgttcattaattgtttatggttaattgaacaagcatgggaaacagtgtttatagccttcacaatgaagatctgtgaagttatttgaattTGTACTAATTATCTTTTCAAGACAGCGTACTGAAAAAGGGCTGTTTCTTTTTTTCCTGAGCTTATTAAGGAcccctgctcatcaaacatctcattccaaaatcatgggaattaGTATAGAGTTGGTTCCCctttgctgccataacagcctctactcttctggtaaggctttccactagatgttggcacATTCCTGCAGGGATTCCATccagccacaaaagcattagtgagatcgggcactgatgttgggcgattaggcctgtctcgcagttggtgttccaattcatcccaaaggtgttcgatgggtttgtgggcagggctctgtacaggccagtcaagtttttccacaccaatctcgacaaaccatttatgtatggacctcgctttgtgcacggaggcattgtcatgctggatcaggaaagggctttccccaaaaTGTTGCCTCAAAGTTGGAAGCACCGAATCGTCTAGAAATGTCAATGTAtggtgtagcgttaagatttcgcttcactggaactaaggggactatcccaaatcatgaaaaacagccacacattattcctcctccaccaaactttacagctgACACTATGCTTtgtggcaggtagcgttctcctggcatccgccaaacccagattcgtccatagGATGTGTTCTctctcatcactccagagaacacatttccactgctccagagtccaatggcggcaagctttacaccactccagccgacgcttggcattgcgcattggtgatcttaggtttgtctgcagctgctcggccatgtaaatccatttcatgaagctcccaacgttCTTGTGCTGTCGTTGCTTCctaaggcagtttggaactcggtactgagtgttgcaactgaggacagacaatttttacgcacTACACGCTTCAGCggccccattctgtgagcttgtgtggcctaccacttcacggctgagacgttgttgctcctagacgtttctacttcacaataatggcacttacagttgaccggggcagctgtaGTAGGGCAGAAATTGAATCATTactttttggaaaggtggcaccctatgatggtgccacatttcaaatcccaccgtaccttctccgctatgcaatatggtttctgagctggtcatgggtgcaccttagccacgctcaaggtcctaaacgacatcataaccgccatcgataagagacaatactgtgcagctgtattcatcggcctggccaaggctttcgactctgtcaatcaccacattcttattggcagactcaacagccttggtttctcaaatgactgcctcgcctggttcaccaactacttaccCACGCCTACccacctgtccagcatcactactctggacggtactgacttagaatatatggacaaccacaaatacctaggtgtctggttagactgtaaactgcttccagactcacattaagcatctccaatccaaaatgaaatctagaatcggcttcctattttgcaacatagcatccttcactcatgcagccaaacataccctcgtaaaattgactatcctaccgatccttgacttctgcgatgtaatttacaaaatagcatccaacactctactcagcaaattgtatgcagtctatcacagtgccatccgttttgtcaccaaagccccatatactacccaccactgcgacctgtatgctctcgttggctggccctcgcttcatatccgtcgccaaacccactggctccaggtcatctataagtcgttgctaggtaaagtcccgccttatctcagctcactggtcaccatagcagcacccacccacagcactctctccagcaggtatatttcactggtcacccccaaagccaattcctactttggccacctttccttccagtactctgctgccaatgactggaacaaactgcaaaaatcacttaagctggagactcatatctccagATACTACTagatttaagcaccagctgtcagagcagctcacagatcactgcatctgtacatagccaatctgtaaatagcccatccaactacttcatcaccatattgttatttattttgctcctttgcaccccagtaccgctacttgcacactcatcttctgcacatctatcaccccagtgtttaattTGACATACTGTAAGAATTTTGccattatggcctatttattgcctcgcCCCCCttgtcctacctcatttgcacacactgtatatagactttctctattgtaatattgactgtatgtttgtttattccatgtgtaactctgtgttgttgtttgtgttgcactgctttgttttatcttggccaggtcgcagttgtaaatgagaacttgttctcaactagcctacctggttaaataaatgtgaaataaaaaaaataaaaaaatgtgaaagtcactgagctcttcagtaaggccattttacttccagtgtttgtctatggagattgcatggcggagtgctcgattttatacacctgtcagcaacgggtgtggctgaaatagccaactCCAATAAtttggggtgtccacatactgatacatttgtatatatagtgtatcagtGTAACACGCTAGGCTAGAAGCTTGCTGCAATCCCCAGGCCACAGACAGTTGTGGCTACAGTATGCCGTCACCACAAAGTGTCTGATTGATTTTGGGGTGAATTACTACTGAAACCTGCTGGGGCAAAAGGCTAAAGGCTAAGGGCTTGCTGCTCTCCACAGGGCAGGTCACAGGTGGGGGGGTATGATGTTATCAAAAAGCAGTAGAGTACTGTAACTCAGAAATGATCCTAACATAATCCCCAGCAGTTTACCGTCACATGCAATCTCTGGTGTTCCTGGATTCCTCTTCTGGCAAACAACCTTCTGGGTTTCGCTTGGTTCCACAGCTCTGTTGGAAAGAAAGAAGGAATAGTCATAAGAAACCTCCTTAAATCCGATTAGAGATTACAACATTCTGGGGTTGAAGTAAATCGAATAACAAGAATTACCGTCCAAAAATATAGTGAAACGCCAAACAGCATAATAGGAAACAGATGTTATTGCTATTATTGATCTGAATATCAAAACCCCATGTTCACTTCACTTACTGTATATAAGTTGTCAGCCATGGCAGCAAGGTTAACAAATGGAAACTGTATGCATTTGTCGTGTGTGTCTATCACCAATAACTAGCAGAACTTTTGTACATCTTCATCACCCCTGTCACAAATCAGGGCTATTTAAATGTAGCAGGGTGTAACCAGAGATTTCTGTTACATGCATTTGAAATACCTATTTCAAAGATTTTTGAGTATTTTGTTTTTCACTGGCCTGACTTATAATAACAAGATATGTTTCAAAAGTAAAAAGTAAAGTAAACTAAATAAACAACTACAGAAAGTAAACTAAATAAACAACTACATACCACAGTCATAAACCCTGTTTCCATTCACAGTTTTTATGCAAGTAAAGTCAAAATAAaaaacagctgtgatggaaataCGATGTTTCGGTGTAATTTCATAAATGCAGacagatcatttgtttgttcgaaatggtgggatctttttgtgtctgtaaaatgtattatgcAGGAAATTGTGGTGGAAATGCCTTTATGCGCAGATATTGAtacaataaccatcatatcgaagtaaattgAGTTACACAATGATATGatctgtggtcctcccactatgacttcggaaaccatgcagtttattaggctacagattaaataaattatgaacttcaaagagtggtgaaagtgcaaggtgatgagcttgatgctcctttccaatacatattgagggtcttattctggtgacatgatcattGATGATTGGCAgctgtttgacaaataaaaaatattcttGCCCTTTTAcacataataatctcatcatgtaggctatacgtGCACTCTAGCAATCCAGCTGGCTATCTGCtcgctgttggctagagcacaggTGCCAATACCAAGAGTGGGCACACTTGCTAAATAACACAATTTTTTTGTGAGAAAACCATCAGTCGAGTTGATGttaatattcagaaccacattcctgtaaagattagagttaaatactgttgaagtaatatggttacaggttcatctgcctcacctaaagcccattcttatgggaagctgctatataccacaaagtgctaacagtcagtatctgaatagcatgtgtgaaatgcttgatataatgcatgtgatatcaacagagaggtatattttctgtgtgatttaaatattgactgactttcatcaagctgcccactcaagaaaaagcttcaaactgtaaccagtgcctgcaacctggttcaggttatcagtcaacctaccagtgtagttacaaacagcacaggaatttaaatcaacatgtattgatcacatctttaccaatgctgcaaaaatgtgcttgaaagcagtatccagatccatcagatgtagtgatcacaatatagtagccatatctaggaaaatcaAAGTTATAAAGGCTGGGCCTattatagtgtataagaggtcatacaatacatTTTATAGGAATTCCTATGTTGGGGATTTAAATCATATTTGTTGTTCGAAGGTGTGTAATGACGAGCAAACAGATGTTGCTGTAACGAGTgtgctgagagtcaggaagcaagttcagggagtgagtgtttaaataaataaaataaacaatgaaCACGAAATAAACGAaccgacatgaaaacagagtcaataacacctgaggaaagaaccaagaggagtgacagatatagggaagatagtcaaggaggtggagtccaggtgatTGTCATGAGGTGCAGGTGtgcgagacgatggtgacagttgtgcgggataatcagcagcctgatgacccagaggctggagagggagtaTACATGATAGTTGCACacttatgaaattgcttattccaattactaataagcatgcacccattaagaaaatgactgtaaaaacggtTAAATCccagtggattgatgaggaattgaaaaattgtgtGGTTTAGAGAGATGATgtaaaaggaatggcaaataagtctggctgcacttCCGATGGGCaaacttactgcaaattgagaaatcatgtgactaaactgaatgaaaagaagaaaagaagaaactacaaaaagctttggagcaccttcaattacatttttggaaaaaaggcaaactcagctccatcattcatcagatggctcattcatcacaaaaccgattgatattgtcaactactttaatgactttttattggcaagattagcaaatttaggcatgacatgccagcaacaaacgctgacactacacatccaaataTATCTGAcgaaattatgaaagacaagaattgtaattttcataaagtgagtgtggaagaggtgaaaaaaatgaCTGTTTATCAACAACGACAAGGCAATGGGGTCTGACGACTTGGATAGAAatttactgaggataatagcggacgatattgccactcctatttgccatatcttcaatttaagcctagtaGAAAGTGTgtaccctcaggcctggagggaagctacaGTCATTCCgttacctaagaatagtaaagcccc
This window harbors:
- the LOC115104596 gene encoding agouti-signaling protein-like, which translates into the protein MKPAILCICLLQFAAVNCRLTARDKTHLVKIKRTDNNLSSNYFTVKEIELWNQAKPRRLFARRGIQEHQRLHVTVKPAPPTPHCSKVMESCIPHSRCCDPCASCHCRFFNSICYCWKLGCHCQKKS